One genomic window of Pseudomonadota bacterium includes the following:
- a CDS encoding cyclic nucleotide-binding domain-containing protein — protein sequence MSDSPTRSHPESHGHSGVSSSDHGASGFAPPTALERAWADRAAGQRERALRLALTAIEGRTAGPWAALLVVRLLLEARRDQVASRAIDPLVTAFIDRGDLPGGVVAAGLLAAERRQAALRRLAQAFARGSERVTDAPVAPPPLPDGKPAPAEQQALAGEPLLGRAEQLLQLYLSLEAGSGAPSRLPRLALFGSLSADALVRLLGILGSREIQPGANVVREGEPGREAFVLARGRLQVVRQSAGEHAGLANLGPGDLFGEMALVSDAPRAASVIAATASEVLVASRERLEELAGQEPALGETLARFCQRRMLQNLVRHSPILSSLQPKQREQLMGRFKTCHFGAGRALITQGSQAPGLYLIASGEVSVCSPDEDGDTVVLAVLGPGDVVGEISLVLRREANASVVATHPTVALELTHEQFQHSIREHPNLLARLYEIATQRDEETRSVVAQRALDVEDVVLV from the coding sequence ATGTCCGACTCTCCCACACGCAGCCACCCGGAGTCCCACGGCCACAGCGGGGTGAGCTCGAGCGACCATGGCGCGTCCGGCTTTGCGCCGCCGACCGCGCTGGAGCGCGCTTGGGCCGACCGCGCGGCCGGGCAGCGAGAGCGGGCCCTTCGCCTGGCCCTGACCGCGATCGAGGGCCGCACCGCGGGTCCGTGGGCGGCTCTGCTGGTGGTGCGGCTGCTGCTCGAGGCGAGGCGCGACCAGGTGGCGTCCCGCGCCATCGATCCCCTCGTCACCGCGTTCATCGACCGCGGTGACCTGCCGGGCGGGGTGGTAGCCGCAGGGCTGCTTGCCGCAGAGCGAAGGCAGGCGGCGCTGCGGCGTCTGGCTCAGGCGTTTGCGCGGGGCTCGGAGCGCGTGACCGATGCCCCTGTCGCCCCGCCGCCGTTGCCAGACGGCAAGCCGGCGCCAGCCGAGCAGCAAGCGCTAGCCGGCGAGCCCCTCTTGGGGCGGGCGGAGCAACTGCTGCAGCTGTATCTGTCCCTGGAGGCCGGCAGCGGCGCACCGTCCCGGCTGCCACGGCTCGCGCTGTTCGGGTCGCTGTCCGCCGACGCGCTCGTGCGCCTGTTGGGTATTCTCGGTTCACGGGAAATCCAACCCGGGGCCAATGTGGTTCGCGAGGGGGAGCCTGGTCGCGAGGCCTTCGTGCTGGCGCGGGGTCGGCTGCAGGTCGTTCGGCAGAGCGCGGGCGAGCATGCAGGGCTCGCGAATCTGGGCCCGGGCGATCTGTTCGGCGAAATGGCGCTCGTCAGCGACGCTCCCCGTGCGGCCTCGGTCATCGCAGCCACCGCCTCGGAGGTGCTGGTGGCGTCGCGCGAGCGCCTTGAAGAGCTTGCGGGTCAAGAGCCCGCGCTCGGCGAGACCTTGGCCCGTTTTTGCCAGCGCAGGATGCTCCAAAACCTCGTACGCCACAGTCCCATCCTGTCGAGCCTACAGCCCAAGCAGCGCGAACAGCTCATGGGTCGCTTCAAGACCTGCCACTTTGGAGCGGGTCGGGCACTGATAACGCAGGGAAGCCAAGCCCCCGGGCTGTATCTGATTGCCAGCGGCGAGGTGAGCGTCTGCAGTCCTGACGAAGACGGCGACACCGTGGTCCTCGCCGTGCTCGGTCCGGGCGACGTCGTGGGCGAAATTTCGCTCGTTCTGCGTCGAGAGGCCAACGCCAGCGTGGTCGCGACCCATCCCACAGTCGCGCTGGAACTCACACACGAGCAGTTTCAACACAGCATCCGCGAGCACCCCAACCTGCTCGCACGGCTTTACGAAATCGCCACCCAGCGCGACGAAGAAACCCGTAGCGTGGTTGCACAACGAGCCCTAGATGTGGAAGATGTTGTGCTGGTTTAG
- a CDS encoding PqqD family protein: MPEQLAPGSSTKLNGLIRRADRVAWRNVDGRAVLVIIDRQELHALNDVGSRVWELADRRSIREIAVRLAEEFEVDCVKAEADARCFVERLHELGALQCE; encoded by the coding sequence ATGCCTGAGCAACTCGCTCCAGGGTCGAGCACCAAGCTCAATGGTCTGATTCGAAGGGCCGACCGGGTGGCATGGCGTAACGTTGACGGTCGTGCGGTTCTGGTGATTATCGATCGTCAGGAGCTCCATGCGCTAAACGATGTGGGCAGCCGAGTCTGGGAACTCGCGGACCGCCGCTCCATCCGTGAGATTGCGGTTCGCCTCGCAGAGGAATTCGAAGTGGACTGCGTCAAGGCGGAGGCGGACGCGCGCTGCTTCGTTGAGCGCCTCCACGAGTTGGGAGCATTGCAGTGCGAGTAA
- a CDS encoding radical SAM protein → MRVTATSGAAASQTANADDLLFRLGEARDFPLTATIEIADRCNEVCVHCYQVQGKKGEMTTEQVKRVMDELAGLGVLMLCISGGEATLRRDFLELVEYASGLGFSITLFTNGLTMSKELARALARLNVREVQISLYSPRPEVHDWVTGVPGSWERTTRGVRYLVEENVRVRVKTPIMTVNGGDYRRYMRLASDLGALFSLDQSVLMPREDGRRDPEAMAYPWELKQRIVSDPEIKRRAQITGPRYKSNERPVCGACRTLHIEANGELRPCSQLEVACGNASRDGIEASWKYDENVRTIRELTWDDLHGCRECDLRHYCSRCFATARAAGDALGPYGAACAAAKTRYQSVHGRSPFDREVSPIGPYRQAARGSFESFPDRITPRDEELSAALKWVRPEEGGAPAPEASAMPGQLVKLRRPGKRPTWETVPSGAAPT, encoded by the coding sequence GTGCGAGTAACAGCCACGAGCGGGGCGGCAGCTAGTCAGACGGCAAACGCGGATGACTTGCTCTTTCGCCTTGGCGAGGCACGCGACTTTCCCCTCACGGCAACCATCGAAATCGCGGACCGCTGCAACGAGGTTTGTGTCCACTGTTATCAAGTGCAGGGTAAGAAGGGGGAGATGACAACCGAGCAGGTCAAACGGGTCATGGATGAACTGGCCGGTCTGGGCGTGCTCATGTTGTGCATCTCGGGTGGCGAGGCTACGCTCCGCAGGGATTTTCTCGAGCTCGTCGAGTATGCGAGCGGGCTTGGCTTCTCGATCACTTTGTTCACCAACGGGCTGACGATGAGCAAGGAGTTGGCCCGTGCCCTCGCGCGCCTCAACGTGCGTGAGGTGCAGATTAGCCTGTATTCGCCACGCCCAGAGGTACACGACTGGGTGACGGGCGTGCCGGGATCGTGGGAACGCACCACCAGAGGAGTGCGGTACCTTGTCGAAGAGAACGTGCGCGTGCGCGTCAAGACGCCGATCATGACTGTCAACGGCGGCGACTACAGGCGCTACATGCGGTTGGCCAGCGACCTTGGTGCGCTTTTCAGTCTGGATCAGAGCGTGCTTATGCCGCGCGAAGACGGCCGCCGGGATCCCGAGGCCATGGCGTATCCATGGGAGCTCAAGCAGCGCATCGTTAGCGACCCCGAGATCAAGAGGAGAGCGCAGATCACCGGGCCTCGTTACAAGAGCAATGAACGTCCTGTTTGCGGAGCCTGCCGAACGCTTCATATCGAGGCCAACGGAGAGCTCAGACCGTGCTCTCAACTCGAGGTGGCGTGCGGGAACGCGTCGCGCGACGGGATCGAGGCTTCCTGGAAGTACGACGAAAACGTCAGGACGATTCGAGAGCTGACCTGGGACGATCTGCATGGCTGTCGAGAGTGCGACCTGCGCCATTATTGTTCTCGCTGCTTTGCGACGGCGCGCGCAGCCGGCGATGCCCTCGGCCCCTATGGGGCAGCATGTGCGGCCGCCAAGACGCGCTACCAGTCGGTTCACGGGAGATCGCCCTTCGATCGAGAGGTATCGCCCATTGGGCCGTACCGCCAGGCTGCAAGGGGTAGTTTCGAGTCGTTTCCCGACCGGATCACACCTCGCGACGAAGAGCTCTCGGCGGCGCTGAAATGGGTGCGACCCGAAGAGGGTGGGGCGCCAGCACCCGAGGCTTCGGCGATGCCGGGCCAGCTCGTTAAGTTGCGGAGGCCGGGGAAGCGACCGACTTGGGAGACCGTCCCCTCTGGGGCGGCGCCGACTTGA
- a CDS encoding FG-GAP and VCBS repeat-containing protein, which translates to MERISDEGDTHMVIGQVPGVDRRAAAVKQLDRPAAREAGVIWTLASVLFCGCSVSDDGAGMLTIVSPAPNQMFTPADDISPDQPGFQTLVAVTSTNLTRQARIVLHVDAGDPVLARLLEGVGAPDDAGNAMIMVTLPAGTHELSAETFLGSVRSAGVVYTAPDLGGGPPIGPGGCPTALFVTPLPPAMGATQRTLGPGSDTVGEGCGMTFATTVALATNALDGVEGQLFVNGTPGPVVAAAGGALVFDDVELGNRGTFPNLLEVRFNLAGVVCDALRYPGDLLVDCEGASCELTAPRTDTGFLNLEDDVSSMPGFQTDFQVTTDSSAANQPVRLIVDGNFNTPPMMNPVVNGPQAIATFGGVSLEDGGHTVFAECRDDAGNLTRSAAGRWVVDTVPCTLGIDSPAAGTSFIETDDVNSMQAGLQVELEGTLMGDGCTGVRAAECTGIEGVPFQTHDGSRSVSANVTLSSNRMQSLCLEVRDVARNVAQERVAVERQSDAPKLAFAVPDPQNPDALRFNSAGNTYEGQSYVADLDPTTPACDVRFEVLCDEVGRPVTLHVEATGVQLSGGSADCVAAPAMPMGFRGRATFASVAVAAGTSPTVNIVARQQGGRLEGQSSPLTLNHDCQPPDVLFYEQDPVDGALCQAFTPSTSGGEITKNVRVFSPVAALELKIFRTDGMTPAVPVFTSTTPVPSGASQFLFPNVSFQNGGTYSVVVEATDGAGNLGITPPCQVQVVDIPTLAITAPMNGAALDASGGCAGTGMFNVQVEATTDAAAGSLVEIQIADLPVETTSVGVSGDISECVAAKQGEVDIRVRVSDTARGGAFAEQVLTVTIDSLPPPNPITDLTLLDPTTTPATEDDNPRAGTVRFRWTAVDDAAMGQPLAGYELRCVVAPGQIADEASWSAARSYTLGVNPAAGGNVQEANVSGFRMGEPVRCILRGVDGGGQLTPLPAASDPGYNVPVALSFRDHQVQLAGSARLGMRMVALGDVNGDGRPDLMLGGDGEAYLYFGARAGDRLPDAPSVTFTGLPDSMTVQHGAFGEQIAGLGDFNGDGCADFAIGEGAGLGSTQGGDMGRVYVFFGRDADPGKACPDEWPTAIDVPAGCGVAGRVDVCLVSSESLAVLGGRVDAVGDFDGDGLSDLATSARFASGFEGRVYVVLGRKAYASGTRIVVPGTPGMAGNDPDGFVFAVSGRYQFGWGVTGVGDLQGDNRSDLVITTLGRGRTGTPWSVYRVFGQTYSAGGGLVAVDQSELLEIASGPPTGSPVRVAALGDVVGGSGPDLGLWFLAGGLGQVQVWPGDGLGSFDPSQAVVLDNAGGANTDSLGVAMASVRGPFSSNADIDGDGKGELFIGSAGLGGHPGAGLLFYADNVASGAQSGAIGTDVASVRLRHDMAGEPLIVAGNSSDNQNVWGFVQYVGDINGDGFPDLAFGDPKSNSGRGRVQILY; encoded by the coding sequence ATGGAGCGGATTTCGGACGAAGGAGACACTCACATGGTGATCGGCCAGGTTCCAGGCGTTGATAGAAGAGCAGCCGCGGTGAAACAGCTGGATCGCCCTGCCGCGCGGGAAGCGGGCGTCATCTGGACGCTTGCATCTGTATTGTTTTGCGGCTGCAGCGTCAGCGACGATGGCGCGGGCATGCTCACGATCGTGAGCCCAGCGCCCAACCAGATGTTCACACCGGCGGACGATATCAGTCCGGACCAGCCTGGCTTTCAGACGCTGGTGGCGGTCACGTCCACGAATCTCACCAGGCAGGCGAGGATCGTCTTGCATGTCGACGCCGGAGACCCGGTGCTCGCGAGGCTGCTCGAGGGGGTGGGCGCGCCCGACGACGCGGGCAACGCCATGATCATGGTGACATTGCCCGCCGGCACGCACGAGCTGAGCGCGGAGACGTTCCTCGGCAGCGTTCGGTCCGCGGGTGTGGTGTACACGGCTCCGGACCTTGGGGGTGGTCCGCCGATCGGGCCGGGAGGATGTCCCACGGCCTTGTTCGTGACACCGCTGCCGCCGGCCATGGGTGCCACGCAGCGGACGCTCGGACCGGGAAGCGACACCGTGGGCGAGGGCTGCGGGATGACCTTTGCCACCACCGTCGCGCTGGCGACCAACGCGCTCGACGGCGTGGAAGGGCAGCTGTTCGTCAACGGCACGCCGGGGCCGGTGGTCGCGGCAGCGGGTGGGGCGCTGGTATTCGACGACGTCGAGCTCGGCAACCGCGGCACGTTTCCGAACCTGCTCGAGGTCAGGTTCAACCTCGCGGGCGTCGTGTGCGATGCGCTGCGCTATCCAGGCGATCTGCTGGTCGACTGCGAAGGCGCAAGTTGCGAGCTGACCGCACCACGCACCGATACGGGTTTTCTCAACCTCGAGGACGATGTGTCGAGCATGCCCGGTTTTCAGACGGACTTTCAGGTCACGACCGACAGCTCCGCCGCGAACCAGCCCGTGCGGCTCATCGTGGACGGCAATTTCAATACCCCCCCCATGATGAATCCGGTGGTCAACGGGCCCCAGGCCATTGCGACTTTCGGAGGCGTTTCACTTGAAGACGGCGGCCACACGGTCTTTGCCGAATGCCGGGACGACGCTGGCAACCTCACCAGGTCCGCTGCCGGGCGCTGGGTCGTGGACACCGTGCCCTGCACCCTGGGTATCGATTCGCCTGCGGCGGGCACGAGCTTCATCGAGACCGACGACGTCAACAGCATGCAGGCCGGGCTGCAAGTCGAGCTTGAAGGCACCCTCATGGGCGACGGCTGCACCGGGGTGCGGGCAGCGGAGTGCACCGGGATCGAGGGCGTTCCGTTCCAGACGCACGATGGATCGCGGAGCGTGAGCGCCAATGTCACGCTGTCGAGTAACCGTATGCAGTCCCTGTGCCTCGAAGTGCGTGACGTGGCTCGCAACGTTGCCCAGGAACGAGTCGCCGTTGAGCGCCAATCAGATGCACCGAAGCTCGCCTTCGCCGTTCCGGACCCTCAGAACCCGGATGCATTGCGCTTCAACTCTGCGGGAAACACGTACGAGGGCCAAAGCTATGTGGCGGACCTTGACCCGACGACACCCGCTTGCGACGTGCGATTCGAGGTGCTGTGCGACGAGGTGGGCCGCCCCGTTACACTTCATGTTGAAGCTACGGGTGTTCAGCTGTCGGGCGGCAGCGCCGACTGCGTCGCGGCGCCGGCCATGCCCATGGGATTCCGAGGTCGAGCCACCTTCGCTTCAGTAGCCGTCGCCGCGGGGACCTCGCCCACCGTCAATATCGTCGCCCGTCAGCAGGGCGGCCGGCTGGAAGGCCAGTCAAGCCCGCTCACGCTGAACCACGACTGTCAACCACCGGATGTACTTTTCTACGAGCAGGATCCAGTGGACGGCGCCTTGTGCCAAGCATTCACTCCTTCGACCTCAGGGGGCGAGATCACCAAGAATGTTCGGGTATTCTCGCCGGTTGCAGCGCTTGAGCTGAAGATCTTCCGTACCGATGGCATGACGCCAGCCGTGCCGGTTTTCACGTCAACGACGCCCGTTCCCTCAGGCGCCTCACAGTTTCTGTTCCCGAATGTGAGCTTCCAAAACGGAGGAACCTACTCGGTGGTGGTGGAGGCTACCGACGGTGCTGGCAACCTCGGCATCACCCCCCCGTGTCAGGTGCAGGTCGTGGATATCCCCACCCTTGCGATTACGGCCCCCATGAACGGGGCGGCATTGGATGCCTCGGGGGGATGCGCGGGTACGGGGATGTTCAATGTTCAGGTCGAAGCAACTACAGACGCGGCCGCGGGCTCGTTGGTCGAGATTCAGATTGCGGACCTTCCCGTCGAGACCACGTCCGTCGGCGTTAGTGGAGACATCAGCGAGTGCGTGGCGGCCAAGCAGGGCGAGGTTGATATTCGAGTGAGAGTTTCGGACACAGCAAGAGGTGGTGCGTTCGCCGAGCAGGTGCTGACTGTGACCATTGACAGCCTTCCGCCGCCCAACCCGATCACGGATCTGACTCTTCTGGATCCAACAACGACGCCTGCTACGGAGGATGACAATCCGCGCGCAGGCACGGTGCGCTTTCGCTGGACCGCGGTGGATGATGCGGCAATGGGTCAGCCTCTTGCAGGCTACGAGCTTCGCTGTGTTGTGGCGCCGGGGCAGATCGCCGACGAAGCCAGCTGGTCGGCGGCTAGGTCCTATACGCTGGGCGTGAACCCAGCGGCGGGCGGGAACGTGCAGGAGGCGAATGTTTCGGGGTTTCGGATGGGGGAGCCTGTGCGGTGCATTCTTCGAGGGGTGGACGGAGGAGGCCAATTGACGCCTCTACCTGCTGCGTCGGACCCGGGCTACAACGTTCCCGTCGCTCTGAGCTTTCGTGACCACCAAGTCCAGCTTGCCGGCTCGGCTCGGCTCGGCATGCGCATGGTAGCGTTGGGAGACGTCAACGGGGACGGCCGCCCCGATCTCATGCTCGGTGGCGATGGCGAGGCGTATCTGTACTTTGGCGCTCGGGCCGGAGATCGCTTGCCGGATGCCCCATCGGTGACTTTCACGGGCTTGCCGGACTCGATGACAGTCCAGCATGGAGCCTTCGGTGAGCAAATCGCGGGCCTCGGAGACTTCAACGGGGACGGTTGTGCTGATTTTGCTATTGGAGAAGGTGCTGGGCTCGGCTCAACGCAGGGCGGGGACATGGGACGAGTCTATGTGTTTTTCGGGCGTGATGCTGATCCAGGCAAAGCCTGTCCCGATGAGTGGCCCACCGCTATCGATGTACCGGCGGGTTGCGGCGTGGCGGGACGGGTTGACGTGTGTTTGGTATCGAGTGAGTCCCTTGCCGTGCTGGGTGGGCGGGTAGACGCTGTCGGTGATTTCGACGGCGACGGTCTCTCGGACCTGGCAACGAGTGCCCGATTCGCCAGCGGGTTCGAGGGCAGAGTCTACGTTGTGCTGGGCCGGAAAGCCTATGCATCCGGTACCAGGATCGTCGTTCCTGGAACGCCCGGAATGGCGGGGAATGACCCGGATGGCTTTGTTTTCGCCGTTTCCGGAAGGTACCAGTTCGGTTGGGGGGTGACGGGGGTCGGTGACTTGCAGGGTGATAACCGTTCCGACCTCGTAATCACGACTCTGGGTCGTGGCCGAACCGGTACCCCCTGGTCGGTCTACCGTGTATTTGGCCAGACCTACAGTGCTGGCGGCGGGCTGGTCGCCGTGGATCAGAGTGAGCTGCTCGAGATCGCTTCGGGACCGCCAACTGGTAGCCCAGTTCGGGTCGCAGCGTTGGGTGACGTTGTCGGCGGTTCTGGACCCGATCTGGGGCTGTGGTTCCTCGCCGGGGGCCTCGGTCAGGTGCAGGTGTGGCCCGGCGACGGGCTCGGAAGCTTCGACCCCAGCCAAGCGGTTGTGCTTGACAACGCGGGCGGCGCCAACACGGATTCCCTCGGCGTGGCGATGGCATCGGTTCGCGGCCCCTTTTCCTCGAACGCAGACATTGATGGTGACGGCAAGGGCGAGCTGTTCATCGGTAGCGCCGGGTTGGGTGGACATCCCGGTGCCGGGCTGCTGTTCTATGCCGACAACGTCGCGTCGGGCGCACAGTCCGGCGCCATCGGCACAGACGTGGCTTCTGTTAGGCTACGGCATGACATGGCGGGCGAGCCCCTAATAGTTGCGGGCAATTCCAGCGACAATCAGAACGTATGGGGCTTCGTCCAGTATGTAGGTGATATAAACGGCGACGGTTTCCCTGATCTCGCATTCGGCGACCCCAAATCGAACTCGGGTCGCGGCCGGGTGCAGATACTCTACTAG
- a CDS encoding O-antigen ligase family protein, whose amino-acid sequence MLDPTRPRPCNGIGARLGSWGLSAYAFLIPFEGIGHWRVDRALGLRLADLAMLLAVPAFAPLLWRNRDRLVGSRLLIACVAMALALTASGLVNGSSLRSTLKVWGLPYVAAACAALAADRRDRLVIRAAVAGGTLALTASVLGYLLSCTTQLLPRGAFVHIGRHPLFDMWPRLTGSFGSDTQAMGEYTLVWTALVTLLGAGHGARRLGPWLTLGCVTEVLSFSRAWLGAPIVAGAVALRMAKNPAPGLVKAAALAASVGLAGAGWIMNLGIDTWPQADSDRRTVDCARIDLEHQVAFFQERKRCVVFRARHDRGGSLTRYMLANRTSIAAFLENPWFGVGPGNYGGHALRFVAKRYQLGPDPRTNEYATPHNTYLGLAAEAGILGVISLVGLLATLWRRRCDVEDRTLWLTTCALMLVGFTSDVLHQRYLWLLLGLLSPAKRDA is encoded by the coding sequence GTGCTGGACCCGACACGCCCACGTCCGTGCAACGGAATTGGCGCTCGACTGGGCAGCTGGGGCCTGTCCGCATACGCCTTCCTGATTCCGTTCGAGGGCATCGGGCACTGGCGTGTTGACAGGGCATTAGGTCTGCGACTCGCCGACCTTGCGATGTTGCTCGCGGTGCCTGCTTTCGCGCCGTTGCTCTGGAGGAACCGCGACAGGCTCGTAGGATCACGGCTGCTCATCGCTTGCGTCGCGATGGCACTGGCCCTGACGGCAAGCGGCCTGGTGAACGGCAGCAGCCTACGCAGCACCCTGAAGGTTTGGGGCCTCCCCTACGTTGCTGCAGCCTGCGCGGCGCTGGCTGCCGACAGGCGAGACCGTCTAGTGATCCGCGCGGCGGTGGCGGGAGGCACCCTCGCCCTGACTGCGTCCGTGCTTGGCTACCTGCTGTCTTGCACGACCCAACTGCTGCCTCGAGGAGCGTTCGTTCACATCGGACGGCATCCGTTGTTCGACATGTGGCCGAGGCTGACCGGAAGTTTCGGCTCAGACACCCAGGCCATGGGTGAGTACACGCTAGTCTGGACCGCCCTCGTTACCCTGCTAGGCGCGGGCCACGGCGCCCGGCGCTTAGGCCCCTGGCTCACGCTTGGATGCGTCACCGAAGTGCTCAGTTTCAGCCGAGCTTGGTTGGGGGCCCCTATCGTAGCAGGCGCTGTTGCTCTGAGGATGGCCAAGAATCCAGCTCCTGGACTCGTGAAGGCAGCGGCGCTCGCAGCATCTGTGGGACTGGCGGGCGCTGGCTGGATCATGAACCTGGGAATCGATACCTGGCCACAAGCCGACTCAGACCGCCGCACAGTAGACTGTGCGCGGATCGACCTGGAGCATCAGGTCGCCTTCTTCCAGGAGCGCAAGCGCTGCGTAGTGTTTAGAGCTCGACACGATCGCGGTGGTTCACTGACCCGGTACATGCTCGCCAACAGGACCTCCATCGCAGCCTTCCTCGAGAACCCATGGTTCGGAGTAGGGCCAGGAAACTACGGCGGGCACGCGCTCCGTTTTGTGGCCAAACGCTATCAGCTCGGACCCGACCCTCGCACCAACGAATATGCTACCCCACACAACACCTACCTCGGGCTCGCCGCCGAGGCCGGCATACTCGGTGTGATCAGTCTTGTGGGGCTACTTGCGACGCTCTGGCGCCGACGCTGTGACGTTGAAGATCGAACGCTGTGGCTGACCACTTGTGCGCTAATGTTGGTCGGTTTCACCAGCGATGTTCTGCACCAGCGCTATCTTTGGCTGCTGCTCGGACTGCTGTCCCCCGCGAAACGAGACGCTTGA
- the feoB gene encoding ferrous iron transport protein B, whose product MIEAEAVPVPARAKPLAARPVVAIAGNPNTGKSTLFNRLTGLSARVGNYPGITVDLLSGTTRLAPACDVELLDVPGSYSLVARSAEEQLAIDRLLGLVDGKRPAAVIVCVDATNLVRNLYLLLQLQELGLNTLVALTMTDEAPGVLADAGPLSHRLGCPVVATVPRRGQGIDELKQRLAELLDTPPLEPRRRWTPSSPLRRELARIRAALPSHWPASDGLALWALMSLGEGDGLRHVPDTLRAAVGKSPLDGEAVDDEAVQGRYAWLDREIAPLLSPSPRRALTERVDAAVLHPVVGFGIFLLLMFMVFQSLFAWADPVVTGVEWLLAGFSELVSSLLPEGIINAFICEAVIGGVGSVLVFLPQILLLFLFIGLMEDSGYLARVAYLMDRIMKLMRLNGRAFVPMLSGFACAVPAIMATRTMERRRDRLLTMMVVPLMTCSARLPVYTLIIGALFPASAALGFVSVQGALMIAMYLFSVLMALGAAWVLSRTALRAAPVPLLLELPPYRLPRMADVLRMMWRRSKLFLTEAGTVILGCTIVLWVLLSFPQQPPNQSELDARLERAESAEAAEAIEQERAGARLRSSYAGRLGRLIEPAIEPLGFDWKIGVGLVGAFAAREVFVSTMGVVYNLGAGTDERSTTLRDRLKRELREDGTRTYTPLVGLSLMVFFALACQCMSTLAVVKHETGGFRWPSFMFVYMTLLAWTASFLVFQGGRLLGWQ is encoded by the coding sequence GTGATCGAAGCCGAGGCGGTGCCTGTGCCCGCTCGGGCGAAACCGCTGGCGGCTCGCCCTGTCGTGGCCATCGCAGGCAACCCCAATACCGGCAAGAGCACCCTGTTCAACCGGCTCACGGGCCTGAGCGCGCGGGTTGGCAACTATCCCGGAATCACCGTGGACCTGCTCTCCGGCACCACGCGGCTCGCGCCGGCGTGCGATGTGGAGCTTCTGGATGTGCCGGGCAGCTATTCGCTGGTGGCCCGTTCGGCCGAGGAGCAGCTGGCGATCGACCGCCTGCTGGGCCTGGTCGACGGCAAGCGGCCGGCTGCGGTGATCGTGTGCGTGGATGCCACCAACCTGGTGCGCAACCTGTACCTGCTGCTGCAGCTGCAGGAGCTCGGGCTCAATACGCTGGTGGCGTTGACCATGACGGACGAGGCTCCGGGTGTGCTGGCGGACGCCGGGCCGCTATCCCACCGGCTCGGCTGTCCCGTCGTGGCCACCGTACCGCGGCGCGGCCAAGGAATCGACGAGCTCAAGCAGCGCCTTGCGGAGCTGCTCGACACCCCGCCGCTCGAGCCACGCCGTCGCTGGACGCCGAGCTCGCCCTTGCGCCGCGAGCTCGCGCGCATCCGTGCGGCGCTGCCTTCGCACTGGCCCGCGAGCGACGGCCTTGCGCTGTGGGCTCTCATGTCGCTGGGCGAGGGAGACGGGCTCAGGCACGTGCCCGACACGCTGCGGGCGGCGGTTGGCAAGAGCCCCCTCGATGGCGAGGCCGTGGACGACGAAGCGGTCCAGGGCCGCTATGCCTGGCTCGATCGGGAGATTGCGCCGCTGCTGTCCCCGAGCCCCCGGCGTGCACTGACCGAGCGCGTGGACGCGGCGGTGCTGCACCCCGTCGTTGGTTTCGGCATCTTCCTGCTCCTGATGTTCATGGTGTTTCAGTCGCTGTTCGCTTGGGCCGATCCCGTTGTTACCGGGGTCGAGTGGCTCCTTGCCGGGTTTTCCGAGCTCGTGTCTTCGCTGCTGCCCGAGGGCATCATAAACGCGTTCATCTGCGAAGCGGTGATCGGTGGCGTGGGCAGCGTGCTGGTGTTTCTGCCTCAGATCTTGCTGCTCTTTTTGTTCATCGGCTTGATGGAAGACAGCGGTTACCTGGCGCGCGTCGCCTACCTGATGGATCGCATCATGAAGCTGATGCGGCTGAACGGTCGCGCATTCGTGCCGATGCTCTCCGGGTTCGCCTGCGCCGTGCCTGCGATCATGGCCACGCGCACGATGGAACGCCGGCGCGATCGATTGCTGACGATGATGGTGGTTCCGCTGATGACCTGTTCGGCACGCCTGCCGGTCTACACGCTGATCATCGGGGCGCTCTTTCCTGCGAGCGCGGCGCTCGGTTTCGTCTCCGTGCAGGGTGCCCTGATGATCGCCATGTACCTGTTTTCGGTGCTCATGGCTTTGGGGGCCGCCTGGGTGCTCTCCAGGACGGCTCTGCGCGCGGCTCCGGTGCCGCTCCTGCTCGAGCTCCCGCCCTACCGCCTGCCACGCATGGCCGACGTGCTGCGCATGATGTGGAGGCGCAGCAAGCTCTTCTTGACCGAGGCGGGCACCGTGATCTTGGGCTGCACGATCGTGCTGTGGGTCTTGCTGAGCTTCCCGCAGCAGCCGCCGAACCAGAGCGAGCTCGATGCCCGGCTCGAGCGCGCCGAAAGCGCCGAAGCCGCCGAAGCGATCGAGCAGGAACGCGCTGGAGCACGCTTGCGCAGCAGCTACGCGGGTCGCCTCGGGCGCTTGATCGAGCCGGCGATCGAGCCGCTGGGCTTCGACTGGAAGATCGGCGTCGGCCTGGTGGGCGCCTTTGCCGCGCGCGAGGTGTTCGTATCCACGATGGGCGTGGTCTACAACCTCGGTGCAGGGACGGACGAGCGCAGCACGACCCTGAGGGACCGGCTCAAGCGCGAGCTGCGCGAGGACGGAACCAGGACCTACACGCCGCTTGTCGGCCTGTCGCTGATGGTGTTCTTCGCCTTGGCTTGCCAGTGCATGAGCACGCTCGCGGTCGTCAAGCACGAGACCGGCGGCTTTCGCTGGCCGAGCTTCATGTTCGTTTACATGACCCTGCTCGCGTGGACGGCGAGCTTCCTCGTGTTTCAGGGCGGCCGCCTGCTAGGCTGGCAGTAG